The Cryptomeria japonica chromosome 2, Sugi_1.0, whole genome shotgun sequence region tagaagtgtgatttttcatgagctgaaacctatgtcactagatcacaacataggaaagcaaggagaagctaaggttgaaattcctccagctaaggaagaatcttcaaagatacctaaagatgaggagagttcaagcagttcaatTAGTTCTGAAGAataacatgatgatgagcctcctattgaacctcaagaagcctcaacactagagttgagaagatctactcgagagaggtaGCAGCctgataggtatacacctaataagttcaatcactctatgttgaatgttaattatgcttatgctttacttgcagatactgatgagcctatgACTGTCAAAGAAGCTATTGAGATGTCTGATTctgattcctggttggaagccatgaatgatgaaatgtcatcattggataaaaatggaacttgggatttggtgccattgcctaaaggtagaaagcctataggatgcaagtgggtattcaaaaagaagtatggtttagatggcagcattgacaagtacaaagcaagattggttgcaaaggggtattgtcaaaaggaaggtattgactatggagagatcttttctctTGTGGCTAAGTTGACATCTATcaaatttctcttgtcacttgcagtagcatatgattgggagattgagtagatggatgtgaagtcaacatttcttcatggtgatcttgaagaagagatttatatgtctcagcctgagcactttgtggagaaaggtaaagaacatttggtatgcagactcaagaagtctctatatggtttgaaacaatctcccaaaatgtggtatcaaaagtattatacatttgttttgtccttgggatttgttaGATCAAaggttgatcattgtgtttactacaaaactgaaggtgataggattcttatcatagctttgtatgtagacgacatgctattcataggaaatacaaaaggtatgatctcaaatttaaaatttcaattatctatgaaatttgaaatgaaggacataggagcagcaaattacattctaggaatggagatcaaaagggatagatctaagagtAAACTTTGGCTTAGCCaaagaaagtatataaccaatgttcttaataggtttcatatgtctgactgtaaatcacaggttgttcccatcttgtaaGGAACTAAGCTGTCTATGCTTGAcagtctgaaatctccaaaagagatagaAGACATGAAAGGTGTACattatgcaagtgctattggcagtttgatgtatactatggtctgtacaagaccagacattgcccaaccagtgggagtacttagaaGGTTTATGTTGAATCCAGGAAGGCTGCATTGGGATGctgtaaagagggtgtttagatatctgaagggaactttaGATTTTTCTGtgtgctatcatggtcattctgatgattcaaagaaaactcttAGTGTATGCGGCTTTGTGGATTCAGATTAGGCAGGAGACATAGACAGCacaagatccaccagtggatatgtttttgtcatgaatggtggagcGATTAGCTAGTTGAGAAAGCGGCAATCtatagttgctttgtccactacatagGCAGAATACATCGCGGCCACACATGATTgtaaagaagttgtttggcttaggcgtttgagttcagatattggttttgatgtagggcaggttgaaatttggagtgacagttagagtgccatatgtttggcgaagaatcctactttccatgccagatcgaagcatattgatgtttgagtatcactttgttcgtgataaggtggaagatggaaaagtttatcttaacaaggtagacactatGGAAAATGTTGTAAATGCCTCGACGAAACCcatgagcactcacaagttcaggtggtgttctaattctatgggtcttgatacccatgattCTCAGTAACGTTTGAAATGGTAATCGGTCCAAtgaattccttgtcaagtgggagtttgttggaaatatgtgcctcgaattaacttgacttgtgttcaaaCTAATTGGAGTAACCTATCCCAATGGAACAAACATCGGTGTGATTTTTTTCGATGGGCCAATGGAATATTCTTCCTATGATTAGTTAACAAGTGATCAAGTTCAAGATGATCCAACGCTTGTCACTATACcgtgatgggaagatgatcaaaagttattcCCTGCagcttggcgacaaagcacgtgaaAAAAAGAAGCAAGTTAAAGACCGTGTAGGTTGAAGGTGAATCAATGACTGTCGCTATATTGCATGATGGCGATGCACAAACGTTATCCATCGCGGCTTGGCGACCAAGTAATGGGGCCCGACAAGTTAGCATCTTAGGCGAGTTAACAAGTGAGAAAGTCTGGAATGATCAGACGATTGTCTCTATACCGCTATTGCGAGATGCATGAAGGCTATCCTCCacgacttggcgaccaaggtggggcccgacaagagagcttcattctaGGTGGTTAGTGAGGCCGTGCTAAGGTGGTAGTGTAGGGACCTCGAAGCCAATCAGGGGGTGACCCGTGGTGGAGCGcataaagagatcaaggaagattggATGATCAAGATAGCTCTTTGGTTGTCTTTCCAATGACCCAATGGAATTTCCTTCGGTGATCGGGGTATTATTGAAGATTGGGAGAACTGGTTGTTTACTACATTGATACCCGATGAGGTCACCTTCGACGATCGGGTTGATATCAATGATCGGGTTGACAAGATGGAGCTGATCTGCTTGGAGCCGCATTAGTGGAGTCGCTAGTTCATTGGGAGATCAGAGCAATGGTTTTGTGGTCTTTctgatggccgatggagtagagactgactatgGGTGTGCACTCGAATTGGAGTCCAAGAGATAAACACTTAGACACTAAAGATGGTATTATcgatgtatatgaatacgaaccggcCCGACTTCCTGGTGCAtctgggatattgtgtttctcataaATGCAGACCGACACAGACGGTTAGACTTCAAACCATTGGTGCAGTTGCTCATATGAACTGTCAACAATATGATATatgtagccattggataactatggtgttATAACTGATAGCGTGAGTCGATTGTAGTGTCCAGTTCATGAGAATCTGAGAACGAATACCTGtagttgcagactgaaactttattgtaaattcatttactagaaataaagtgtttcaactgtTGGTTGTCGGTTtgtttcccgaaagggttttcccacgtaatttTTTGTGTTTCGTCTCtatgttgattctatgtgttttgtctatgttattcttaatgtTCTGTAAAAGTTGTAAACTACATTCTTGCATGATCTTCtttgttaattgacattaggaaggcatttccgcAATGTGCTTTCCTTACAATGACAAATTGATAACATATATATTACTTAGAAGATGTACAttcatattgatgttgaaaacaTATTTTGTTTACTTGATAAAATAGTTGATATGTCATTTATTATAAAAGGATTATAACGGGGTActaaaattttctttattattaactACATACATGGTTATCACAATTAACATGCAATTATATTATCTAATTAGAACAtgcaattatattatatttatacttaTAGCTAACATATCATATCAAATGtggttaaaaaatattaatatgaaTATAATCGTTTTACAGTATTGACAATGTCTATATGTAATTGAAGAATACATTACCAAAAAATGCATGATTTATATATGAAATATTTGAAAACAGACATTGATTATTTCTATTATAATTATTTTTcacacttttaaattttttttatgaatatataCCTCAGTttctattaatttataaatatacacacatccataaaatataatataaaataacagTAAACCACCCTAATTAAATTTATAAACATATGATATAGATTAGAGGTGTATTGAAGAATTCGAAAGGACGCTCTATAATGTCGGGTGTATTAAAAAATTTACGCATATGGAAGAAAGAAAAGCAAATCTGATTGTTACCTTCGATTGGATGGACAAGTCCAAGGCAGTGGACATGCCGCCGGGCGGCAGGATCACCGAGTTTGTCCTTACTTAAGACGTGTACTTTGAAAAATTCGCAGCCACCACAACCTGATTTTGACCACCTAATAAAACCGTGTCACAATTTCAGCAGATCAGCTTGCGTATCAGATATGGTATAGATATCCCAAGGCAAATCTCCACAATTATGCGGTGACTGGAATTGATCTGATTCATGTGGTTGAAATTAGCATGAGAGTCTCATGGGGAAAGAGTTGTGACGGTTCACCATCAGAAAACATGAGACTGGGAGACAGAGGAATCCGTAGATACAGTCCCTACAATCATTTACATGGCCAATTTCGATTGTAAATGGTATCTGTTTTGGATCTCAATAGCATCTTCTCCTTTGATACCCAGATTATCCGGGGAATCTTTCTAGTGGAGCCTGGAGTGGCTCCAAAGTCCATGCTAGAGGACGAAATGAAACCATCACacagaaaataatttatttatactgGAAACTAATCAGGTGTAAGTAATAATTCAGTGAGTTGAAGAATTCGGGAAATGATGGAGGGAATCATTTCGCGCATTGATAGCTTTCAGTTCCTGAGCACATTGAGCTTTACTGCAAGGGCCGGAATGACGAGAGAACGTTATGTGCACATGGCTCTGTTTTTCTCTGCACTTGCTTTATGTTTCTGGGGATTTGTGCTGACATTGTGGAGGAAGTATGCCCAATCGGTATTTATGCTCTCTTTGTATCCTTTTTTATCTTTCAAGTTTAACCCAATAATACATCAGATTATCAGAATTCCTGCCATGGTGTGTGCATTCGATCGGGTCTCTCAAGTAAACAACCCGACTTTTTACAGTGAGGCTCGGTGTACTAATACGGGGACAAGTGTGCCCGCAGAAGAGAATGAGAGTGGGAGCAGGGGAAAAATTTATATGAGATTTGAGTGCTCGCTGAACAGTCCCGAGAAACAGCCTGCTGATGATATTTTCCATTACAGAGCAGAGGGCGTTTGTGACTGTAAGAATTCTGTTACTTCATTCTCCTCGTCTAGTGACAGAGAAATGTTGGGCCTGGGAAATTTCAGAAATGATGAAGGGGCCGGTTTAGAAAGCCCAAAGAAAAATCTTCTCAAGCTATTGTTGCTACCAGAGGACATTGTAAGGTATGCTGATGTTTCATGGAACAGGGAAGTGTTGGCCACCAGCACAGTGGATGGTATTAATACTGTCCGTCTGTGGGATATTCCGGGGAGTAGGTGCCTCAATTATATGAAGTTCGATGAGGCCATTGTTATTGAGAGCGCTCGCTTTTCAAACAGCCCCCATCTGCATCTGCTGAGTGCTATTGGTATAGCGGAAGAGAAATCTTCGTTATATGTGTGGGATACCAGGAATTTTCTGAAGCCGCTAAGGTTTTCCTTGGGAAAGAATTCGAGACTCGGTATTGTGGAATTTAATCATAAAAGGGTTTATGTTTGTGATGAATTGAGTGAAAGAATGTTTGATTTACGGATGGCTGGTGCACCGGTTCTTGAAATTTACCCCAAGGGTTCAGAGGACAGAGGACGGATGGATTAGCGCCGTTATGCTAAATGGATGAAGAAACAGGGGTGCAGTTGAGGAATAGTtgtaattgtagacgtataaaaatgatcatattcttaaatgaatatttaatgttcattttattctcagatttcataacttgcaccaagaagtcttgtgggtttGTGGACAAACTCTTTGAACATCATTTtttacattttgagtttcataaccccgcttttcctgcatacagtaACTTACAAGATTTTGATCTCTTACAAGATTTTGGTCTCTGCACATCCTTTCTTTTACTGTAATTTGCCAGAGTCCTCTTAATAGTGGGTTGATAATCACTCATGTACATATGATTGTTTCGTGAGGATCTATCATTTTGTTCAAACAAATATTTTGTACAGTCCTTTATTTCCTGAATGATTTATAGAATCCGTTAGTTTTATTTTAGGATTCTGCAATACAAAAGTTatgaaaatatttgcaatgcaaAATATGGTTTTGTAATCTTGAAGTAAGATTCAAAGTTATCAATTTTGCTGGCATGGGCCTCTTGGTTGGTGTCTTTTCACTTGTTCACTTTTATTATTATTCTATATTAAACTAAATTATACTCTATTTTAATAGCGATTTATGAAAGAAATA contains the following coding sequences:
- the LOC131063282 gene encoding uncharacterized protein LOC131063282 yields the protein MPNREARCTNTGTSVPAEENESGSRGKIYMRFECSLNSPEKQPADDIFHYRAEGVCDCKNSVTSFSSSSDREMLGLGNFRNDEGAGLESPKKNLLKLLLLPEDIVRYADVSWNREVLATSTVDGINTVRLWDIPGSRCLNYMKFDEAIVIESARFSNSPHLHLLSAIGIAEEKSSLYVWDTRNFLKPLRFSLGKNSRLGIVEFNHKRVYVCDELSERMFDLRMAGAPVLEIYPKGSEDRGRMD